One region of Polynucleobacter sp. MWH-Aus1W21 genomic DNA includes:
- a CDS encoding undecaprenyl-diphosphate phosphatase gives MDLILLLKAVILGVVEGLTEFLPISSTGHLILVGDLLDFNDDQGKAFEVIIQFGAILAVCWEFREKLLRVATSFSGSPASRRFVLNLLIASVPAMGLAFLFGKYIKTVLFSPIPVASAFIVGALIIMWAEHRQQTLVNVATHIQSVDDLSPLDALKVGLAQCAALIPGTSRSGATIIGGMLFGLPRAVATEFSFFLAIPVIGGATAYELLKLWKNPVAFSGEFTLAIAVGFIAAFISAFVCVRWLIHYVAHHNFMPFAWYRIAFGLLVLFTSYTGLIAWSH, from the coding sequence GTAGAGGGGTTAACGGAGTTTTTACCGATCTCTAGTACCGGACACCTCATTTTGGTAGGGGATTTGCTCGACTTTAACGATGATCAAGGCAAGGCATTTGAAGTGATCATTCAGTTTGGCGCCATTTTGGCGGTGTGCTGGGAGTTTCGAGAAAAACTTCTGAGGGTGGCTACTTCATTTTCTGGCAGTCCCGCATCCCGCCGTTTTGTTTTGAACCTCCTGATTGCCTCTGTTCCCGCAATGGGCTTAGCCTTTCTTTTTGGTAAGTACATTAAAACAGTACTTTTCTCCCCAATTCCAGTAGCAAGTGCTTTTATTGTTGGGGCGCTTATTATCATGTGGGCTGAACATCGCCAACAGACGCTTGTGAATGTAGCCACACATATTCAGTCTGTGGATGATTTAAGTCCATTAGATGCACTCAAGGTTGGTTTGGCTCAATGTGCTGCCCTGATACCTGGGACATCGCGTTCTGGCGCTACGATTATTGGTGGAATGTTATTTGGTTTGCCACGAGCCGTTGCAACAGAGTTTTCATTCTTTTTGGCCATTCCAGTCATTGGTGGCGCTACTGCTTATGAGTTATTAAAGTTATGGAAAAATCCTGTAGCCTTCTCCGGTGAATTTACGCTTGCTATTGCAGTAGGTTTTATTGCTGCCTTTATCTCTGCTTTTGTTTGTGTGCGTTGGTTGATTCATTATGTAGCACATCACAATTTCATGCCATTCGCTTGGTATCGTATTGCTTTTGGTTTATTGGTTTTATTTACCTCCTATACCGGTTTAATCGCTTGGTCTCACTAA
- a CDS encoding DUF2721 domain-containing protein: MDASIDAITNNIQLALAPVFLLTAVATLINAISGRLARSVDRMREIRQAIDKGLVKDAVLLQHMNKEAEEAKIRGRLCTAAIFFDVLSGVFISLTVLELFFFQAGAVRSLQTMYVIWTFVLGLIFFMTSLSIVLAEIVYAYRSAGWNNPKLD, translated from the coding sequence ATGGATGCATCAATTGACGCAATTACCAATAATATTCAGCTGGCTTTGGCTCCTGTATTTTTATTGACTGCAGTTGCCACTTTGATTAACGCAATTTCAGGACGACTAGCTCGCTCAGTTGACCGTATGCGTGAGATTCGGCAGGCCATTGACAAAGGTTTGGTAAAAGATGCTGTCTTGTTGCAGCATATGAATAAAGAGGCTGAAGAGGCCAAGATTCGTGGTCGTCTTTGTACGGCTGCGATCTTTTTTGATGTCCTGAGCGGAGTCTTTATTTCGCTAACTGTACTTGAGTTATTTTTCTTTCAAGCTGGTGCTGTGCGTTCATTGCAGACAATGTATGTAATCTGGACTTTTGTGTTGGGTTTGATCTTTTTTATGACCTCGTTGTCAATTGTTTTAGCTGAAATTGTTTATGCCTATCGTTCCGCAGGGTGGAATAATCCAAAATTAGATTAA
- a CDS encoding UDP-glucuronic acid decarboxylase family protein, translating into MNKILITGGAGFLGSHLTEKLLREGNDILVVDNYFTGTKENLAHLLPNSRLELMRHDVTFPLYVETNQIYNLACPASPVHYQHDPVQTTKTSVHGAINMLGLAKRTRARILQASTSEVYGDPEVHPQPEGYWGKVNPIGIRSCYDEGKRCAETLFFDYNRQHNVDIKVVRIFNTYGPRMHPNDGRVVSNFIMQALKGDDITIYGDGQQTRSFCYVDDLIDAMVKVMSSDQGFTGPINIGNPSESTMLQLAETILRLSGSKSKMIYQSLPSDDPRQRRPNIDLAKAKLGWQPKVNLEDGLKETIAYFKKVMVSL; encoded by the coding sequence ATGAATAAAATTCTCATCACCGGCGGCGCAGGATTTCTGGGGTCCCATTTAACTGAAAAACTCCTCAGGGAGGGCAATGATATTTTAGTGGTGGATAACTATTTCACTGGCACTAAAGAGAATCTAGCGCATTTGTTACCCAATTCTCGCTTGGAACTGATGCGCCATGATGTAACTTTTCCGCTTTATGTAGAAACCAATCAGATCTATAACTTGGCTTGCCCTGCATCACCAGTGCACTATCAACATGATCCAGTACAGACAACTAAGACCAGTGTGCATGGTGCCATTAATATGCTGGGTCTAGCTAAAAGAACCAGAGCTCGCATCCTCCAGGCCTCTACTAGTGAGGTCTATGGTGACCCAGAGGTTCATCCTCAACCAGAAGGATACTGGGGCAAAGTAAATCCGATTGGTATCCGCTCTTGCTACGATGAAGGTAAGCGATGTGCTGAAACCCTCTTTTTTGATTACAACCGCCAGCACAATGTAGATATCAAAGTTGTACGGATTTTTAATACTTATGGCCCACGTATGCATCCTAATGATGGTCGCGTAGTGAGTAATTTTATTATGCAGGCCCTCAAAGGCGACGATATCACCATTTATGGCGATGGTCAGCAAACAAGAAGCTTCTGCTATGTGGATGACTTAATTGATGCCATGGTCAAAGTGATGAGCTCAGATCAAGGCTTCACCGGCCCTATCAATATTGGAAACCCTAGTGAGAGCACTATGCTGCAATTGGCCGAAACGATTCTGAGACTCTCTGGTAGTAAATCAAAAATGATTTATCAATCTTTGCCATCAGATGATCCAAGGCAGCGTCGGCCCAATATCGATTTAGCCAAGGCCAAGCTTGGTTGGCAACCCAAGGTCAATCTAGAGGATGGTCTGAAAGAGACGATTGCGTACTTTAAGAAAGTAATGGTTAGTCTGTGA
- the trmB gene encoding tRNA (guanosine(46)-N7)-methyltransferase TrmB: MGQESKEKHFDRIRSFVLRAGRTTAGQQRAIEELGPKFLLPYQSSALNLAVAFGGSAKPKILEIGFGMGETTAKIAALRSDDDFLGIEVHPPGVGALLKLIGENQLTNLRLVRHDAVEVLEQMIAPASLDGIHIYFADPWHKKRHHKRRLIQAEFVRLLVSRLKPDGYLHLATDWHNYAEQMLLVLNAEPTLQNTSSDFVKIETFDVSDVAKPNETPNEFKPTLDHLNALHSGYVERPAYRPVTKFENRGIKLGHGVWDLVYKKK; this comes from the coding sequence ATGGGTCAAGAATCTAAAGAAAAACATTTTGATCGCATACGATCCTTTGTTCTAAGGGCCGGTAGAACCACAGCGGGTCAACAACGCGCCATTGAAGAGCTGGGCCCTAAATTTTTACTTCCTTATCAAAGCTCTGCTCTCAATTTAGCCGTAGCGTTTGGAGGCTCTGCTAAGCCAAAAATATTGGAAATTGGTTTTGGTATGGGTGAGACCACCGCCAAGATTGCTGCCCTGCGATCGGATGATGATTTTTTAGGAATTGAGGTTCACCCGCCTGGGGTTGGGGCCTTACTCAAACTCATTGGCGAAAATCAGCTCACCAACTTAAGACTTGTCCGCCACGATGCTGTTGAGGTGCTCGAGCAGATGATTGCGCCAGCTTCTTTAGATGGCATTCATATTTATTTTGCAGACCCGTGGCACAAAAAGCGCCACCACAAGCGTCGTTTGATTCAGGCGGAGTTTGTTCGTCTCCTGGTATCCAGATTAAAGCCTGACGGCTATTTGCATTTGGCTACCGATTGGCATAACTATGCTGAGCAAATGCTACTGGTATTAAATGCTGAGCCCACCTTGCAAAATACTTCGAGTGACTTTGTGAAGATTGAAACCTTTGATGTTTCCGATGTCGCTAAACCAAATGAAACGCCAAATGAATTCAAGCCAACGCTTGATCATTTAAATGCACTGCACTCTGGATATGTTGAGCGACCAGCCTATCGCCCAGTTACGAAATTTGAAAACCGCGGCATCAAGCTTGGCCACGGTGTTTGGGATCTTGTTTACAAGAAAAAATAA